A section of the Carassius carassius chromosome 17, fCarCar2.1, whole genome shotgun sequence genome encodes:
- the jade3 gene encoding protein Jade-3, translating to MKRLRTSSSSDSSDNESPSTSFSSNKYGSKPGTPASAQKKPAEVFRKDLISAMKLPDSHHISPEDYYLLADTWKQEWEKGVQVLVSPDTIPKPSVRIIAEKPKDVLFNKPRKYIQCWSQDSMETGYVNIKELAEAMCRYDLDDMDLYWLQQLNAELGMMGDGLVDELTMERVMESLERQCHENMNHAIETEEGLGIEYDEDVICDVCRSPDSEEGNDMVFCDKCNICVHQACYGIVKVPDGNWLCRTCVLGINPQCLLCPKRGGAMKATRAGTKWAHVSCALWIPEVSIACPERMEPITKVSHIPPSRWSLICSLCKLKTGACIQCSVKNCTIPFHVTCAFEHNLEMKTILDEGDEVKFKSYCLKHSKPKAGEAGLSPACHKPPTETEKLGLRAQKLQELEEEFYTLVHPEEVAQDLGLPINLLNFIFQYWKMKRKSNFNKALLPPKEDEENLLLQPQEDSIHTRMRMFMHLRQDLERVRNLCYMVSRREKLKLSQSKAQEQIFNLHVKLINQELSAGLPVSSSLENPLFHPPRITLKLKMPKVSLGNGKTNSKSGNGPLCPDNRSNVYDTGEGGIGQGKPQLHLGHIRIEERANGLLPAAIYIRRDGGTPPLAVKQSGKPLALHAALHSQSSNRKGKPKPEKTRQLKSNGIMDKPVLQRDTSCQTPTEKDTCNEISAKSQSGGFHKTSLEHFSRSLKEATVSLVRTEDLRAFEKNARKSSGFSKPVANERPLGGSKPCQESDGYCPDAELSDSEPEAKGKCRQGGRRQNQRGPAGNYIKSTSRAKLSFGSRTSVQR from the exons ATGAAACGACTCAGGACTTCAAGCAGCAGTGACAGTTCAGACAATGAGA GTCCCTCGACATCGTTTTCCTCTAACAAGTATGGAAGCAAACCAGGCACCCCTGCCTCTGCTCAGAAGAAACCAGCAGAG GTGTTCAGAAAAGACTTGATCAGTGCCATGAAGCTTCCAGACTCTCACCATATTTCTCCTGAGGATTATTACCTGTTGGCGGACACATGGAAGCAGGAATGGGAAAAGGGTGTACAAGTACTCGTTAGTCCGGACACTATCCCTAAGCCCTCTGTGAG GATAATAGCAGAGAAGCCAAAGGATGTCCTCTTCAACAAGCCAAGGAAATATATTCAGTGCTGGAGTCAGGACTCTATGGAGACGGGTTACGTTAACATCAAGGAGCTGGCAGAAGCTATGTGTAGATACGACCTGGACGATATGGACCTATACTGGCTTCAGCAGCTCAATGCAGAACTTGGGATGATGG GTGATGGGCTGGTGGATGAGTTGACGATGGAGCGGGTGATGGAGTCATTGGAGAGACAGTGCCATGAAAACATGAACCACGCCATCGAGACTGAGGAAGGGTTGGGAATAGAGTATGATGAGGATGTCATCTGTGATGTATGTCGCTCACCTGACAGCGAGGAGGGCAATGACATGGTCTTTTGTGACAAGTGTAACATTTGTGTGCACCAG GCCTGCTATGGCATTGTGAAAGTGCCAGATGGCAACTGGTTGTGCAGGACATGTGTGCTTGGCATCAATCCCCAGTGCCTTCTGTGTCCTAAAAGAGGGGGTGCAATGAAAGCCACCAGGGCGGGCACTAAATGGGCTCATGTAAGCTGTGCCCTCTGGATACCTGAG GTGAGTATTGCGTGCCCAGAGAGGATGGAACCCATCACCAAAGTGTCTCATATTCCTCCCAGTCGCTGGTCGCTCATCTGTAGTCTCTGTAAACTCAAGACTGGAGCCTGTATACAG TGTTCGGTTAAGAACTGCACCATTCCTTTCCACGTCACTTGTGCTTTTGAACACAACCTGGAGATGAAGACCATCCTGGATGAAGGTGATGAGGTCAAGTTCAAATCCTACTGTCTGAAGCATAGCAAACCCAAAGCAGGAGAAGCAGGCTTGAGTCCGGCCTGTCATAAACCTCCCACTGAGACTGAGAAACTGGGCTTGAGGGCGCAGAAGCTTCAGGAGCTGGAGGAGGAGTTCTACACACTCGTTCATCCTGAAGAAGTGGCCCAAGACCTTGGACTGCCAATCAACCTGCTGAACTTTATCTTTCAGTACTGGAAGATGAAGAGGAAAAGCAACTTTAACAAGGCCCTGCTGCCACCTAAAGAAGATGAAGAGAACCTGCTTTTGCAGCCACAGGAGGACAGCATCCACACACGAATGCGCATGTTCATGCATCTGCGGCAGGACCTGGAGAGG GTGAGAAACTTGTGTTACATGGTGAGTCGAAGAGAGAAACTGAAGCTGTCCCAGAGTAAAGCTCAGGAGCAGATCTTCAATCTACATGTCAAACTCATCAACCAAGAGTTATCTGCAG GGCTCCCAGTGTCCTCGTCTTTAGAGAACCCATTATTCCACCCTCCTAGAATAACCCTAAAACTCAAAATGCCTAAAGTGTCGCTTGGCAATGGCAAAACCAACTCCAAATCAGGTAATGGCCCCCTGTGTCCGGATAACAGAAGTAACGTGTATGACACTGGTGAAGGAGGCATCGGTCAGGGCAAACCACAACTCCATCTTGGACATATAAGGATAGAGGAGCGTGCCAATGGTCTCCTGCCAGCCGCCATCTACATTCGACGAGATGGCGGGACTCCCCCATTGGCCGTGAAGCAATCTGGCAAACCTTTAGCTCTGCACGCTGCCCTCCACAGTCAATCGTCCAATCGGAAAGGCAAGCCCAAACCAGAGAAAACCCGCCAATTGAAATCCAACGGCATTATGGACAAGCCCGTACTCCAAAGAGACACTTCCTGCCAGACGCCCACTGAAAAGGACACATGCAATGAGATTTCAGCGAAAAGTCAGTCAGGAGGTTTCCACAAAACCTCTCTTGAGCATTTCAGCCGATCCCTCAAGGAGGCCACTGTCAGTTTAGTACGGACTGAGGATCTTCGGGCTTTTGAGAAGAACGCACGCAAGTCCTCCGGGTTCTCCAAACCGGTTGCCAATGAGCGGCCGCTAGGGGGCAGCAAACCGTGCCAGGAGAGTGACGGTTACTGCCCGGATGCAGAGCTCAGTGACTCTGAGCCTGAGGCTAAGGGGAAGTGTCGACAGGGAGGGAGGAGGCAAAACCAGAGAGGACCTGCTGGAAACTACATAAAGTCTACCAGCCGAGCAAAACTGTCTTTTGGCTCTAGGACATCAGTTCAAAGGTGA
- the plcxd1 gene encoding PI-PLC X domain-containing protein 1: protein MTSESFQLSLSELPMDNWMGHLPSALWDTPLCYMAIPGSHNAITYCLDKNDRSPVDLTQPDMLQKLDKYMKPIIRPFVYKWAIAQECSIREQLDSGVRYCDLRIAHRPNDSSNDLYFYHGVYTTITVEMVLKEIREWLEVHPKEVVILSFSHFLGLSQELHTLLVSTIKSVFDSKLCPKMECVTLRKLWSQGHQVIVSYEHHIANCHRELWFQIPYWWANKCKAEALIEEFEHRKQYGRPGGFFVTGINLTEDLKYICSHPTESLKDMVMSTYPTLLSWVKQQKPGSNNGSLNIIAGDFVTESQFIPIVIALNENLLKRTTIPEP, encoded by the exons ATGACATCAGAGAGTTTCCAACTGTCATTAAGTGAGCTTCCCATGGACAACTGGATGGGTCATCTGCCCAGTGCACTGTGGGATACCCCTCTCTGTTACATGGCCATTCCTG GGAGCCATAATGCCATAACCTACTGTCTGGATAAGAATGACCGGTCTCCAGTGGACCTCACTCAACCGGATATGTTGCAAAAGCTGGACAAATACATGAAGCCCATCATAAGGCCATTTGTATACAAGTGGGCAATAGCACAG GAGTGTAGCATTAGGGAGCAGTTGGATTCTGGAGTGCGATACTGTGACCTGAGGATAGCACATAGGCCTAATGACAGCTCAAATGATCTCTACTTCTACCATGGTGTTTATACCACTATAACTGTGGAG ATGGTATTAAAAGAGATCAGAGAGTGGTTGGAAGTTCATCCAAAGGAAGTAGTCATACTCTCATTTAGCCACTTCCTGGGCCTTAGTCAAGAGCTTCACACACTGCTTGTCTCAACTATAAAGAGTGTTTTTGATTCCAAACTGTGCCCCAAAATG GAGTGTGTGACACTACGGAAATTATGGAGCCAGGGTCATCAAGTTATTGTTTCATACGAGCACCATATTGCCAACTGCCACAGAGAATTGTGGTTCCAGATACCTTATTGGTGGGCAAACAAGTGCAAGGCTGAAGCACTGATCGAGGAATTTGAACATAGGAAACAATATGGCCGACCAG GCGGCTTCTTTGTGACTGGAATCAATCTTACTGAAGATCTGAAGTACATATGCTCCCATCCCACAGAATCCCTGAAGGATATGGTGATGTCTACATATCCCACATTACTTAGCTGGGTCAAGCAACAGAAGCCTGGCTCTAACAACGGTTCCCTTAACATCATAGCCGGGGATTTTGTGACAGAGAGCCAGTTCATACCAATCGTCATTGCACTGAATGAAAATCTTCTCAAGAGGACCACAATACCAGAGCCTTGA
- the si:dkey-66a8.7 gene encoding PI-PLC X domain-containing protein 1 has translation MAHIIKNDINHEDWMSCLPEKLWDVPLTHLSIPGSHDAMSYCLDITSPLLRSESDTFRLLDGVFCCFTRPAIRRWATTQEQNIVEQLATGIRYFDLRIAHKQYDSSNELYFTHVIYTQAMVIETLQSVASWLESHPKEIIILACSHFEGLNYKMHEEFIYSLKKIFGSKLCPRDVALLTLRNLWASGYQVVLSYEDQSASRYKELWPPIQYLWANKPNAEELINFLECQKRLGRPKGFFVAGLNLTTDRCFIASHPWVSLQTLTFENWNQVKKWLEDQKPGAEPTCLNIIAGDFIGPVPFCSLVIALNKKLL, from the exons ATGGCTCACATTATAAAGAATGACATTAATCACGAGGACTGGATGTCATGTTTGCCAGAGAAACTGTGGGATGTTCCTTTAACACATCTCTCAATACCAG GTAGCCATGATGCAATGAGCTACTGTCTGGATATTACTTCTCCACTGCTCCGATCTGAGTCAGACACATTTAGGTTACTGGATGGAGTTTTCTGCTGTTTCACACGGCCAGCTATTCGCAGATGGGCTACTACTCAG GAGCAAAACATTGTGGAGCAACTTGCAACAGGCATTCGATACTTTGATCTTCGAATTGCCCACAAACAGTATGATTCTTCCAATGAACTTTACTTCACTCATGTCATTTACACACAGGCAATGGTCATT GAAACTCTACAGTCTGTTGCTTCATGGCTTGAATCACATCCCAAAGAAATCATCATTCTAGCTTGTAGCCATTTCGAAGGgctaaattataaaatgcatgaGGAATTCATCTATTCGCTGAAGAAAATCTTTGGCTCAAAACTGTGCCCTCGCGAC GTGGCCCTATTGACCTTGCGGAATCTGTGGGCATCAGGCTATCAAGTTGTGCTGTCATATGAAGACCAGTCAGCATCACGCTATAAGGAGTTATGGCCTCCTATCCAATACCTTTGGGCCAATAAGCCTAATGCAGAAGAGCTGATCAACTTTCTTGAATGCCAGAAACGACTTGGTCGGCCTA AGGGGTTTTTTGTAGCAGGCCTGAATTTAACGACAGATCGCTGCTTCATCGCATCTCATCCTTGGGTGTCTCTTCAAACTCTGACCTTTGAGAACTGGAACCAAGTGAAGAAATGGCTAGAAGATCAGAAACCAGGAGCTGAACCCACATGTCTCAACATAATAGCAGGCGACTTCATTGGTCCTGTTCCATTTTGTTCGCTTGTTATTGCTCTCAACAAAAAACTGCTTTAA
- the gtpbp6 gene encoding putative GTP-binding protein 6: protein MNLNKMSVLTNHVFLCRYAWRKLCVEHVIGRRYMTFAPCKPIRFFQCTSKLVVTMLQCPRQKLRAGVAVPVLPARTLSWTACMCKSKNDNTDNNSLVEEEDEIEEAEIEELFQQQIPTGIGEEEHRVFIVHPDVKWGSRKQYLTTAALQMEEAVGLVNTLYNWSVVDKIILSTKTPEKKRIFGKGNFQALTEKIRATPEVTAVFVNVERLSPSSEKELQEAWGVKVLDRYSLVLHIFRCNARTKEAKLQISLAEIPLLRSRLRNEVANLDQQGGGSRYIMGSGETLFEMQQRLLKERELKIRSALERLRRKRHLLRSQRKHRDFPIISVMGYTNCGKTTLIKALTGDAGLQPKDQLFATLDVTVHAGQLPSHMTVLYVDTIGFLSQLPHQLIDSFSATLEDVTHSDLIIHVRDISHPETVNQKVNVLNVLKNLQIPEKLLKSIIEVHNKIDLIEGFEVSDPEVIPISALKQHGLEVLKEKIEEAVVKYTGKQIMTLKVQLNSPQLAWLYKEATVQAVDDVGDDCTANVKVIISQAAYGRYRKLFQVT, encoded by the exons atgaatttaaacaaaatgaGTGTCCTCACCaaccatgtgtttttgtgcagataTGCATGGAGAAAATTATGCGTTGAACATGTCATTGGTAGAAGGTACATGACTTTTGCTCCATGTAAACCAATCAGATTTTTTCAGTGTACCTCAAAATTAGTTGTTACCATGTTGCAATGTCCAAGACAAAAATTAAGAGCTGGGGTTGCAGTTCCAGTTCTGCCAGCAAGGACTTTGTCTTGGACTGCTTGCATGTGTAAGAGCAAAAATGACAACACAGATAACAACAGTCTAGTAGAAGAGGAAGATGAAATTGAAGAGGCAGAAATAGAGGAGCTGTTCCAGCAGCAGATCCCCACAGGTATCGGTGAAGAAGAACACAGGGTCTTTATTGTGCACCCTGATGTGAAATGGGGCAGCAGAAAGCAATATCTGACCACAG CTGCACTTCAGATGGAGGAAGCGGTGGGTCTGGTGAACACTTTGTACAACTGGAGTGTTGTTGATAAGATCATCCTCTCCACCAAGACACCAGAGAAGAAAAGAATTTTTGGCAAGGGAAACTTCCAGGCTCTTACAG AGAAGATCAGAGCTACTCCTGAGGTCACAGCTGTTTTTGTAAATGTGGAACGACTTTCACCTTCCTCAGAA AAAGAATTGCAGGAAGCCTGGGGAGTAAAGGTTCTTGATAGATACTCACTTGTTCTGCATATTTTCCGCTGTAATGCCAGAACAAAAGAGGCCAAACTGCAAATCTCTTTGGCAGAGATTCCCTTGCTCAG ATCACGGCTGAGAAATGAAGTCGCTAACTTAGACCAGCAAGGTGGCGGCTCAAGGTACATAATGGGCTCAG gTGAAACCCTGTTTGAAATGCAGCAGCGATTGTTGAAGGAGCGAGAGCTAAAGATCCGATCAGCCCTGGAGCGACTTAGGAGGAAGAGGCACCTTCTGCGCTCCCAACGCAAACACAGAGACTTCCCCATCATCTCTGTCATGGGCTACACTAACTGTG GTAAAACAACCCTGATTAAAGCACTGACTGGAGATGCTGGTCTCCAGCCTAAAGATCAGCTCTTTGCCACCCTGGATGTTACAGTACATGCAGGACAGCTGCCAAGTCACATGACTGTACTTTACGTTGACACCATTGGCTTCTTATCCCAGCTCCCTCACCAGCTTATTGACTCTTTCTCTGCCACGCTGGAGGATGTGACACATTCT GACCTTATTATTCATGTGAGAGACATCAGTCATCCAGAAACTGTGAACCAAAAGGTCAATGTACTGAATGTACTAAAGAATCTACAGATTCCAGAAAAACTCTTGAAATCCATAATAGAGGTGCACAATAAGATTGACCTCATTGAAGG ATTTGAGGTGAGTGATCCTGAGGTTATTCCTATATCAGCTCTGAAACAGCATGGACTGGAGGTATTAAAAGAAAAGATTGAAGAAGCTGTTGTTAAGTATACCGGCAAACAAATAATGACCCTTAAAGTGCAGCTCAACAGCCCTCAGTTAGC TTGGCTGTATAAGGAGGCTACGGTTCAGGCAGTAGATGATGTAGGAGACGACTGCACCGCCAATGTCAAGGTCATCATTAGCCAAGCTGCATATGGGCGCTATAGGAAACTGTTTCAGGTCACCTAA
- the nit2 gene encoding omega-amidase NIT2 — protein sequence MSGILKAMSKFRLAVVQLHVSKIKADNLERAQKLVKEAAGQGAKVVVLPECFNSPYGTGFFAEYAEKIPGESTKVLSEAAKDCGVYLVGGSIPEEDGGKLYNSCLVFGPDGKLLVKHRKIHLFDIDVPGKIRFQESETLSPGNSLSVFETPFCKVGVGICYDIRFAELAHIYAKKGCQLLVYPGAFNMTTGPAHWELLQRGRAVDNQVYVATASPARDESASYVAWGHSSVVNPWGEVIAKAGPKESVLYADIDLQYLADVRQQIPINTQRRNDLYSVNSVQEG from the exons ATGTCTGGTATCTTAAAGGCAATGTCGA AGTTTCGTCTGGCTGTGGTTCAGTTACATGTTTCAAAGATCAAGGCGGACAACTTGGAAAGGGCACAAAAACTAGTGAAGGAGGCTGCAGGACAAGGTGCAAAAGTTGTAGTCTTACCT GAGTGCTTCAACTCCCCTTATGGAACCGGGTTCTTTGCTGAGTATGCTGAGAAGATCCCAGGAGAGTCCACAAAGGTGTTGTCAGAGGCAGCCAAGGATTGTGGGGTCTATTTAGTGGGCG GTTCCATTCCTGAGGAGGATGGAGGAAAGCTCTATAACAGCTGCTTAGTTTTTGGACCTGATGGTAAGCTGCTTGTCAAACACAGGAAA ATTCATCTTTTTGATATTGATGTACCAGGGAAAATACGGTTTCAGGAGTCTGAAACACTAAGTCCAGGAAACAGTTTATCCGTGTTTGAAACCC CATTTTGTAAAGTAGGTGTGGGAATATGTTATGACATCAGGTTTGCAGAGCTGGCACACATCTATGCTAAGAAAG GTTGCCAGCTTTTAGTATATCCTGGTGCCTTCAATATGACCACCGGTCCAGCTCACTGGGAGCTGCTGCAGAGGGGGAG GGCAGTAGATAATCAGGTATATGTGGCCACTGCTTCACCAGCAAGAGATGAAAGTGCCAGCTATGTGGCGTGGGGTCACAGCTCTGTGGTTAATCCTTG GGGGGAGGTAATTGCCAAAGCTGGACCAAAGGAATCTGTTCTCTATGCCGACATAG ACCTGCAGTATTTGGCTGATGTGCGCCAGCAGATCCCAATCAACACACAGCGACGGAATGATCTATACAGTGTTAACAGTGTTCAGGAGGGCTGA
- the LOC132160512 gene encoding ICOS ligand-like, which yields MKDTCFVVLLLCISSFVSVQVDESIVGVIGERAILPCVYNGVKNLTLLHISSEWKRGMEIVHTAVWIEGKVEMQNVSHSIRTTVSSLAPKTGDFSVELHDIHLSDAHNYSFNLKLLGQNRSSLVCTVCLSIAGHFSHPTLLWNGVYGEETSLLCNSLGGFPSPSIYWLVNHTQRPPETSVTTYLTTLPQSELYNIATILSINISANTVVSCVIENKLLNETLTATNFVFLSRKSERRLSEHIWVFSAALCVVVSLLVATSLYFQKKWDRDQKRKQHRCGDDSCWEGTDMIVFDLEQWASSPETDV from the exons ATGAAAGATACTTGTTTCGTTGTTTTGCTACTTTGCATCTCAAGTTTCGTCTCAGTACAAG TTGATGAATCCATAGTCGGAGTGATTGGGGAGCGTGCCATCCTTCCCTGTGTTTATAATGGGGTAAAAAATTTGACTTTACTCCACATCTCATCTGAATGGAAAAGAGGAATGGAAATAGTTCACACTGCAGTCTGGATCGAGGGAAAAGTGGAGATGCAAAATGTGTCCCACAGTATCCGGACTACTGTGTCATCTTTGGCTCCAAAAACTGGAGATTTCTCAGTGGAGTTACATGATATACATTTATCAGATGCACACAATTACAGTTTTAATCTTAAGCTTCTTGGTCAAAATAGAAGCTCTCTGGTTTGCACTGTCTGTCTCTCCATAGCAG GTCATTTCAGCCATCCTACTCTACTGTGGAATGGAGTGTATGGTGAAGAAACCAGCTTGCTTTGCAACTCTTTAGGAGGATTTCCTTCTCCATCCATCTACTGGCTTGTCAACCACACGCAGCGTCCTCCAGAAACATCAGTCACAACATATTTGACTACTCTACCTCAGTCTGAACTCTACAACATTGCAACTATCCTATCTATCAACATCTCAGCGAACACTGTTGTATCCTGTGTTATAGAAAACAAGCTGCTGAATGAAACTTTAACAGCAACAAACT TTGTTTTTTTGTCAAGGAAGTCGGAGAGACGGCTGTCAGAGCACATATGGGTCTTCAGCGCTGCTCTGTGTGTGGTTGTTTCCTTACTGGTGGCTACATCTCTATATTTCCAGAAGAAATGGGACCGAGATCAAAAAAGAAAGCAACACAGATGTGGAG ATGATTCATGTTGGGAGGGCACTGACATGATCGTGTTTGATTTGGAGCAATGGGCTTCCAGTCCTGAGACTGATGTGTAA